In Janibacter alkaliphilus, the following proteins share a genomic window:
- a CDS encoding class I adenylate-forming enzyme family protein, translating to MKPDLSQVDPLGYNLATRTNLGDVVVRTAALFPDRVAVVDRGEEITYARLAETVDRLGHGLRSLGLEPGTPVALTMMNSWQMLATYYACARAGLVCMPTNFLLSADDQRWILDDARPAALVTDAAFRPLHEQLLPGLESVTAVVITDESDPEPVAGRDTRSWRGLVDQAPDGPVEVIVEDRDTVQCLYTSGTTSRPKGVLVSHAAVHTALLSNALAIRMSWGPNPPVMLVVLPMFHVTALNTLSMPVILMGGTVVLVGAAFDPALSLDAMEQQRATHTMMLPMMHQACVAEQQRRQRDLSSVTTAIYAMAPMPEELLEEVDRLYPQAEVILGSGQTEVVPATTMQWPEHRRTAAASWGPQAVSVLTKTMGPDGRVLGPGETGEIVYRAPNVCSGYWNNPGANAEAFAHGWFHSGDIGHLDEDAVIWFTDRLKDIIKSGGENVSSVAVEAVVLGAEGVAEASVVGVPHERWGEAVCAVVVADGSVPEAELEERVVAHAKQRLAGFQVPKSVVVVAELPKTATGKILKQQVREVVR from the coding sequence ATGAAGCCCGATCTCTCCCAGGTCGACCCGCTGGGCTACAACCTGGCCACCCGCACCAACCTCGGTGATGTCGTCGTCCGGACGGCGGCGCTCTTCCCGGACCGGGTCGCGGTGGTCGACCGCGGCGAGGAGATCACCTACGCGCGACTCGCCGAGACCGTCGACCGGCTCGGGCACGGGCTGCGCAGCCTCGGCCTGGAGCCGGGCACGCCGGTGGCGCTGACGATGATGAACTCCTGGCAGATGCTGGCGACCTACTACGCCTGCGCCCGGGCCGGGCTGGTCTGTATGCCGACGAACTTCCTGCTCAGCGCCGACGACCAGCGCTGGATCCTCGACGACGCCCGGCCGGCTGCGCTGGTCACCGACGCCGCCTTCCGCCCGCTGCACGAGCAGCTGCTGCCCGGGCTGGAGAGCGTCACCGCGGTGGTGATCACCGACGAGAGCGACCCGGAGCCGGTCGCCGGGCGGGACACCCGCTCCTGGCGGGGGCTGGTGGACCAGGCGCCGGACGGCCCGGTGGAGGTGATCGTCGAGGACCGGGACACCGTGCAGTGCCTCTACACCTCCGGCACCACCTCGAGGCCGAAGGGGGTGCTGGTCAGCCACGCGGCGGTGCACACCGCGCTGCTGTCCAACGCGCTGGCGATCCGGATGTCCTGGGGGCCGAACCCGCCGGTGATGCTCGTCGTGCTGCCGATGTTCCACGTCACGGCGCTGAACACGCTCTCCATGCCGGTGATCCTCATGGGCGGGACGGTGGTGCTCGTCGGTGCCGCCTTCGACCCGGCGCTCAGCCTGGACGCCATGGAGCAGCAGCGGGCCACGCACACGATGATGCTGCCGATGATGCACCAGGCGTGCGTGGCCGAGCAGCAGCGGCGGCAGCGCGACCTCAGCTCGGTGACCACGGCGATCTACGCGATGGCGCCGATGCCGGAGGAGCTGCTCGAGGAGGTGGACCGGCTCTACCCGCAGGCCGAAGTCATCCTCGGCTCCGGGCAGACCGAGGTGGTGCCGGCGACGACGATGCAGTGGCCCGAGCACCGGCGCACCGCGGCCGCCTCGTGGGGACCGCAGGCGGTCTCGGTGCTGACGAAGACGATGGGTCCGGACGGTCGCGTGCTCGGCCCGGGGGAGACCGGTGAGATCGTCTACCGCGCCCCGAACGTGTGCTCCGGCTACTGGAACAACCCCGGTGCCAACGCCGAGGCCTTCGCCCACGGCTGGTTCCACTCCGGCGACATCGGGCACCTCGACGAGGACGCGGTGATCTGGTTCACCGACCGGCTCAAGGACATCATCAAGTCCGGCGGGGAGAACGTCTCCTCGGTGGCCGTCGAGGCGGTCGTGCTCGGCGCCGAAGGGGTGGCCGAGGCTTCGGTAGTCGGGGTGCCGCACGAGCGCTGGGGTGAGGCGGTGTGCGCGGTGGTCGTCGCTGACGGGAGCGTCCCGGAGGCGGAGCTGGAGGAGCGGGTGGTCGCGCACGCCAAGCAGCGGCTCGCCGGCTTCCAGGTGCCCAAGTCGGTGGTGGTGGTCGCCGAGCTGCCGAAGACCGCAACCGGCAAGATCCTCAAGCAGCAGGTGCGCGAGGTGGTCCGCTGA
- a CDS encoding SDR family oxidoreductase gives MSTPSTSTDRTLQGRTILMSGGSRGIGLAIALRAARDGANVALLAKTDQPHPRLEGTIHTAAAAIEEAGGQALPVLGDVRSEESVAEAVERTVERFGGIDVVVNNASAIDLSATPELSMKSYDLMQDINCRGSFLLARTAFPHLQASAAAHVLTLSPPINLAPRWAGAHLGYTIAKYGMSLVTLGLAEEWREHGIAANSLWPRTTIATAAVANLLGGDAAIARTRSPEIMADAAHAVLIRDPREATGGFLIDDEVLAEEGVTDLSGYGGDPEQLDIDLFLDERP, from the coding sequence ATGAGTACGCCGAGCACGAGCACCGACCGCACCCTGCAGGGCCGCACCATCCTCATGTCCGGCGGCAGCCGGGGGATCGGGCTGGCCATCGCCCTTCGCGCCGCCCGGGACGGGGCCAACGTGGCCCTGCTGGCCAAGACCGACCAGCCGCACCCACGGCTGGAGGGCACCATCCACACCGCCGCCGCAGCCATCGAGGAGGCCGGCGGCCAGGCGCTGCCGGTGCTCGGCGACGTCCGCTCCGAGGAGTCGGTGGCCGAGGCGGTCGAGCGCACCGTGGAGCGCTTCGGCGGGATCGACGTCGTCGTCAACAACGCCAGCGCCATCGACCTCTCCGCCACGCCCGAGCTGTCGATGAAGTCCTACGACCTCATGCAGGACATCAACTGCCGCGGCTCCTTCCTGCTCGCCCGGACCGCCTTTCCGCACCTGCAGGCATCGGCGGCCGCGCACGTGCTCACCCTCTCGCCGCCGATCAACCTCGCGCCGCGCTGGGCCGGCGCGCACCTGGGCTACACCATCGCCAAGTACGGGATGAGCCTGGTCACGCTCGGGCTGGCGGAGGAGTGGCGCGAGCACGGGATCGCCGCCAACTCGCTGTGGCCGCGCACGACGATCGCCACCGCCGCGGTGGCCAACCTGCTCGGCGGCGATGCCGCGATCGCCCGCACCCGCAGCCCGGAGATCATGGCCGACGCCGCGCACGCCGTGCTCATCCGCGACCCGCGCGAGGCCACCGGCGGCTTCCTCATCGACGACGAGGTGCTCGCCGAGGAGGGGGTCACCGACCTCTCCGGCTACGGCGGCGACCCCGAGCAGCTGGACATCGACCTCTTCCTCGACGAGCGCCCCTGA
- a CDS encoding acyl-CoA dehydrogenase family protein yields the protein MRFTDEHAAFRSSVRSFVSSEIDPHADAWEEAGVFPAHDLFPKAAALGLLGLEYDPQDGGEGADHSFQMIAAEELGRSASAGVAMAIGVQSMMATPSLARYGSAELRRDYLAPAIAGTAVASIAVTEPDTGSDVARLRTRARRDGDDWVITGRKFYITNGTQADWICLLARTSDEGGYRGMSQIVVPTDSPGFSVARSLRKLGNHSSDTAELVLDDVRVPVSSTIGEIGRGFQQQMEQFVIERMYAAYSTVGACDLALERTRRYALEREVFGTPLASKQYIAFRLTELAAQVDLLRSHNTAVCEAYLAGEDITRSASVAKLTAGRLFRDVADTCLQVHGGAGYLEETWTARLFRDARLGSIGGGADEVMLQVLARMDGLPA from the coding sequence ATGCGGTTCACCGACGAGCACGCGGCCTTCCGTTCGAGCGTGCGCTCCTTCGTCTCCAGCGAGATCGACCCCCATGCCGACGCCTGGGAGGAGGCCGGCGTCTTCCCGGCGCACGACCTCTTCCCGAAGGCGGCCGCGCTCGGCCTGCTCGGCCTGGAGTACGACCCGCAGGACGGTGGGGAGGGCGCCGACCACTCCTTCCAGATGATCGCCGCCGAGGAGCTCGGCCGCAGCGCGTCCGCCGGCGTGGCGATGGCGATCGGTGTGCAGTCGATGATGGCCACCCCCTCGTTGGCGCGCTACGGCAGCGCCGAGCTGCGCCGCGACTACCTGGCCCCGGCGATCGCCGGCACCGCGGTCGCCTCGATCGCGGTCACCGAGCCGGACACCGGCTCGGACGTCGCCCGGCTGCGCACCAGGGCCCGCCGGGACGGTGACGACTGGGTGATCACCGGGCGGAAGTTCTACATCACCAACGGCACCCAGGCCGACTGGATCTGCCTGCTGGCGCGCACCTCGGACGAGGGCGGCTACCGCGGGATGTCCCAGATCGTCGTGCCCACCGACAGCCCGGGCTTCTCGGTCGCCCGCAGCCTGCGCAAGCTCGGCAACCACAGCAGCGACACCGCCGAGCTGGTCCTCGACGACGTGCGGGTGCCGGTGAGCAGCACCATCGGCGAGATCGGCCGCGGCTTCCAGCAGCAGATGGAGCAGTTCGTCATCGAGCGGATGTACGCCGCCTACTCCACCGTCGGCGCCTGCGACCTCGCGCTGGAGCGCACCCGTCGCTACGCCCTGGAGCGGGAGGTCTTCGGCACCCCGCTGGCCAGCAAGCAGTACATCGCCTTCCGGCTCACCGAGCTGGCCGCCCAGGTGGACCTGCTGCGCAGCCACAACACCGCGGTCTGCGAGGCCTACCTCGCCGGCGAGGACATCACCCGCAGCGCCAGCGTCGCCAAGCTCACCGCCGGGCGGCTCTTCCGCGACGTCGCCGACACCTGCCTGCAGGTGCACGGCGGGGCCGGCTACCTCGAGGAGACCTGGACCGCCCGCCTCTTCCGGGACGCCCGGCTCGGCTCGATCGGTGGCGGCGCCGACGAGGTGATGCTGCAGGTGCTCGCCCGGATGGACGGGCTGCCCGCCTGA
- a CDS encoding DUF4185 domain-containing protein — MTGTTRTTTPRTATPRTTTPRTTTRRTTGRAPGRTGAAAAATVLGLGLLAGCGGDSGADGSAGGATCDVGQRTIRPASAAPEENVRFETRGPGWIAGDSAYSVALPDGRTLWLFSDSFVGTVDRWDAPAQDTAMVHNALVLERDDGTLDTRTSTRDGRPHAFFPDPSDQDYYWVQDGVVDGDELVVTLARTQALPDQGFAWTGSAIARVSLPDLELLEIAATPADRGIAWGAGLLQEEGTTFVYGVRDDGATGRSLHLARVPAGALTDRDRWRYWDGSGWADQESAAATITTGVANELSVSPVEDGYVLISQQGDGIFSPEIRAWTACSPTGPWGEPSTVYETPESGRGRHVSYNAHAHPQLSDDGELLVSYNVNTFDFGELVANPTLYRPRFVAVPTD; from the coding sequence GTGACCGGGACGACCCGCACGACGACTCCGCGCACGGCGACCCCGCGCACGACGACCCCGCGCACGACGACTCGGCGCACCACCGGCCGCGCCCCCGGACGCACCGGAGCCGCGGCCGCGGCGACCGTCCTCGGCCTGGGGCTGCTCGCCGGGTGCGGGGGCGACAGCGGCGCGGACGGCAGCGCCGGTGGCGCCACCTGCGACGTCGGCCAGCGGACGATCCGGCCCGCGTCTGCCGCCCCCGAGGAGAACGTCCGCTTCGAGACCCGCGGACCGGGCTGGATCGCCGGTGACAGCGCCTACTCCGTCGCCCTGCCGGACGGCCGCACGCTGTGGCTCTTCAGCGACAGCTTCGTCGGCACCGTGGACCGCTGGGACGCCCCGGCCCAGGACACGGCGATGGTGCACAACGCGCTCGTCCTGGAGCGCGACGACGGCACCCTGGACACCCGCACCAGCACCCGCGACGGCCGGCCGCACGCCTTCTTCCCCGACCCCTCGGACCAGGACTACTACTGGGTGCAGGACGGCGTGGTCGACGGCGACGAGCTCGTCGTCACCCTGGCCCGCACCCAGGCGCTGCCCGACCAGGGGTTCGCCTGGACGGGCAGCGCGATCGCCCGGGTGTCGCTGCCCGACCTGGAGCTCCTCGAGATCGCCGCCACCCCGGCGGACCGGGGGATCGCCTGGGGTGCCGGTCTGCTGCAGGAGGAGGGCACCACCTTCGTCTACGGGGTCCGGGACGACGGCGCCACCGGACGCTCCCTGCACCTGGCCCGGGTGCCCGCGGGGGCGCTGACCGACCGGGACCGGTGGCGCTACTGGGACGGCTCCGGCTGGGCCGATCAGGAGAGCGCCGCGGCCACCATCACCACCGGCGTGGCCAACGAGCTGAGCGTCAGCCCGGTCGAGGACGGCTACGTGCTGATCAGCCAGCAGGGCGACGGCATCTTCAGCCCGGAGATCCGCGCCTGGACCGCGTGCTCGCCGACCGGTCCGTGGGGCGAGCCGAGCACGGTCTACGAGACCCCCGAGTCCGGCCGGGGCCGGCACGTGAGCTACAACGCGCACGCCCATCCGCAGCTCAGCGACGACGGCGAGCTGCTCGTCTCCTACAACGTCAACACCTTCGACTTCGGCGAGCTCGTCGCCAACCCGACGCTCTACCGGCCCCGCTTCGTCGCGGTGCCGACCGACTGA
- a CDS encoding SGNH/GDSL hydrolase family protein, which produces MRARPRQSLAAIGLAVLVGGASPAVSSAVADASADEPQIVQLGDSYSAGNGAGEYSDTTCYRSPLNYGQRVATALEGDYTNVACSGGVVADLTSPRSVGGETLPAQVEAVTPETDLVFVTIGGNDIGFTDIVAQCMVLRSPTGCEDRIDTATSLLETLEDDALAVLLEVDRRSEGNAQVYLLAYPYLMNTDSYGIPEGAPTYDAGAALTELQDQGDATQQAIIDAANAQTGSDRFVFVDDVKQAWGGYAHGLDPRAVPDNSDAWLVPVLAPGRVQSEWVHPTVEGWQASADALLAAVQATAPEEPEQPTEPEEPTEPEEPAEPEEPTEPEEPTEPGEPAEPAQPETPSTTPGDGSGAGPDAGSDGGSGGAAGPGTGEPVRPAIVQTG; this is translated from the coding sequence GTGCGTGCTCGACCCCGACAGTCCCTCGCCGCGATCGGGCTGGCCGTCCTGGTCGGCGGCGCGTCCCCGGCGGTCTCGTCGGCCGTCGCCGACGCGAGCGCCGACGAGCCACAGATCGTCCAGCTCGGCGACTCCTACTCCGCCGGCAACGGCGCGGGGGAGTACAGCGACACGACGTGCTACCGCTCGCCGCTGAACTACGGCCAGCGCGTGGCGACCGCGCTGGAGGGCGACTACACCAACGTCGCGTGCAGCGGTGGCGTCGTCGCCGACCTCACGTCGCCGCGCAGCGTCGGCGGCGAGACCCTGCCCGCCCAGGTGGAGGCGGTGACCCCGGAGACCGACCTCGTCTTCGTCACCATCGGCGGCAACGACATCGGCTTCACCGACATCGTCGCCCAGTGCATGGTGCTGCGCTCGCCGACCGGGTGCGAGGACCGGATCGACACCGCCACCAGCCTCCTGGAGACGCTGGAGGACGACGCGCTGGCCGTGCTGCTCGAGGTGGACCGGCGCTCCGAGGGCAACGCGCAGGTCTACCTGCTCGCCTACCCCTACCTCATGAACACCGACAGCTACGGCATCCCCGAGGGCGCCCCGACCTACGACGCCGGCGCGGCCCTGACCGAGCTGCAGGACCAGGGAGACGCCACTCAGCAGGCGATCATCGACGCCGCCAACGCCCAGACCGGCAGCGACCGGTTCGTCTTCGTCGACGACGTCAAGCAGGCCTGGGGCGGGTACGCGCACGGGCTGGACCCGCGCGCGGTCCCGGACAACAGCGACGCCTGGCTGGTGCCGGTCCTCGCCCCGGGGCGCGTGCAGAGCGAGTGGGTGCACCCGACGGTCGAGGGTTGGCAGGCGAGCGCCGACGCGTTGCTCGCCGCGGTGCAGGCCACCGCACCCGAGGAGCCGGAGCAGCCCACCGAGCCGGAAGAGCCGACCGAGCCGGAAGAGCCCGCCGAGCCCGAGGAGCCGACCGAGCCGGAGGAGCCCACCGAGCCCGGGGAGCCCGCTGAGCCGGCGCAGCCGGAGACGCCGAGCACCACCCCCGGCGACGGTTCTGGCGCAGGCCCGGACGCGGGCTCCGACGGCGGCTCGGGCGGGGCCGCCGGGCCGGGCACCGGGGAGCCGGTGCGGCCGGCGATCGTGCAGACCGGCTGA
- a CDS encoding TIGR03084 family metal-binding protein, whose amino-acid sequence MPSTVAALTAESADLDALVRDLPEPEWARPTPAAGWSIAHQIAHLAWTDEVALVAATDPDGFAAQIEAALADPEHHVDRMAEEGVSAGPAALLARWREARSALAAALDGAPADTRIPWFGPPMSPRSMATARLMETWAHGQDVADALGVERTPTDRLRDVAHLGVRTRDYAYGLHGRTPPTAPFAVELDSPGGGTWTWHDDTDEVAGTVRGSALDFCLVVTQRRPVQETGLRATGEAAAWLTFAQAFAGAPKGAR is encoded by the coding sequence ATGCCCTCGACCGTGGCCGCACTCACCGCCGAGTCCGCCGATCTGGATGCCCTCGTCCGCGACCTGCCCGAGCCGGAGTGGGCCCGCCCCACCCCAGCGGCGGGCTGGAGCATCGCCCACCAGATCGCCCACCTCGCCTGGACCGACGAGGTGGCGCTGGTGGCCGCCACCGACCCCGACGGCTTCGCCGCGCAGATCGAGGCCGCCCTGGCCGACCCGGAGCACCACGTGGACCGGATGGCCGAGGAAGGGGTCTCCGCGGGGCCCGCCGCGCTGCTCGCCCGGTGGCGCGAGGCCAGGTCCGCCCTGGCCGCGGCGCTCGACGGGGCGCCCGCGGACACCCGCATCCCGTGGTTCGGGCCACCGATGAGCCCCCGGTCGATGGCCACCGCCCGGCTCATGGAGACCTGGGCGCACGGCCAGGACGTCGCCGACGCCCTGGGCGTGGAGCGCACCCCTACCGACCGGCTGCGCGACGTCGCCCACCTCGGCGTGCGCACCCGCGACTACGCCTACGGGCTGCACGGCCGGACCCCGCCGACCGCGCCCTTCGCCGTCGAGCTCGACTCCCCCGGCGGCGGCACGTGGACCTGGCACGACGACACCGACGAGGTGGCCGGCACGGTGCGCGGCAGCGCCCTCGACTTCTGCCTCGTCGTCACCCAGCGCCGCCCGGTCCAGGAGACCGGGCTGCGGGCCACCGGGGAGGCGGCCGCGTGGCTGACCTTCGCCCAGGCCTTCGCCGGGGCTCCGAAGGGGGCCCGATGA
- a CDS encoding bifunctional metallophosphatase/5'-nucleotidase — MTYPARIGLGLAAAVALAAATTGPSAAQTTTATDTEAAEAQSVAAATSAATTALSSAAAAAGTAAAADTQVAAAPTAAETTTAPGDWGDRWANVNILSFSDFHGHLEPTDPPLDEQVDPSQTPVGGAEHLAGHIDKRRTANSVVVSAGDNIGGSTFLSGLFHDEPTMEILDSMGVAASAVGNHEFDEGTNELLRMQHGGAHWKDGTYVPGEPYAGADMQYLAANVYNTKNGRRILPGTSVQEVNGVKVGFIGLVTPETTSLVSPGGISSIRFDEMAKRANYAASWLRHAKGVETIVVLVHEGGDQDGGLNDCDNLSGPITELNDGMSSLIDGVVTGHTHASFSCTLKDWRGGERPVVASGDWGRAFNQMKFIVDRRTGDVVKRYSSARNYLTTRDVSDDEVAGIVQKWSDLAGERRAEVVGTVAEDVTGDASGDRGIETPMANLVADSILWGTRDPEDGGADVAFMNVGGVRSSFLRSQVSNGEEVGEITYEEAYRVAPFGNLLVTVDMTGAQIKEVLEQQYDPERGRQYLALGVSDGFTYTWDDSQPQGSKVSGMELDGQPVEDGTTYRVATLSFLQQGGDSFTAFEQGTNLLGGPEDLENLIGYLSTHERLTPPADRVSGL, encoded by the coding sequence ATGACCTATCCCGCCCGTATCGGCCTCGGCCTGGCCGCCGCGGTGGCCCTGGCCGCCGCCACCACCGGCCCCAGCGCCGCCCAGACGACCACCGCCACCGACACCGAGGCAGCAGAGGCCCAGAGCGTGGCAGCGGCCACGTCGGCTGCCACCACCGCCCTCTCCTCGGCCGCCGCTGCGGCCGGCACCGCGGCCGCCGCCGACACCCAGGTCGCCGCCGCGCCGACCGCCGCCGAGACCACCACCGCGCCGGGGGACTGGGGCGACCGCTGGGCGAACGTCAACATCCTCTCCTTCAGCGACTTCCACGGTCACCTCGAGCCGACCGACCCGCCGCTGGACGAGCAGGTCGACCCGAGCCAGACCCCGGTCGGTGGCGCGGAGCACCTGGCCGGTCACATCGACAAGCGTCGGACCGCCAACTCCGTCGTCGTCTCGGCCGGCGACAACATCGGCGGCTCCACCTTCCTCTCCGGGCTCTTCCACGACGAGCCGACCATGGAGATCCTCGACTCGATGGGGGTCGCCGCCTCGGCGGTCGGCAACCACGAGTTCGACGAGGGCACCAACGAGCTGCTGCGCATGCAGCACGGCGGCGCCCACTGGAAGGACGGCACCTACGTGCCGGGCGAGCCCTACGCCGGCGCGGACATGCAGTACCTGGCCGCGAACGTCTACAACACCAAGAACGGTCGGCGCATCCTTCCCGGCACCAGCGTGCAGGAGGTCAACGGCGTCAAGGTCGGCTTCATCGGCCTGGTCACCCCGGAGACCACGAGCCTGGTCTCGCCGGGCGGGATCTCCTCGATCCGCTTCGACGAGATGGCCAAGCGGGCCAACTACGCCGCCAGCTGGCTGCGCCACGCCAAGGGGGTCGAGACGATCGTCGTGCTGGTCCACGAGGGCGGCGACCAGGACGGCGGGCTCAACGACTGCGACAACCTCTCCGGGCCGATCACCGAGCTCAACGACGGGATGAGCAGCCTCATCGACGGGGTCGTCACCGGGCACACCCACGCCTCCTTCAGCTGCACCCTCAAGGACTGGCGCGGCGGCGAGCGCCCGGTCGTCGCCAGCGGGGACTGGGGCCGCGCCTTCAACCAGATGAAGTTCATCGTCGACCGCCGCACCGGTGACGTCGTCAAGCGCTACAGCTCGGCCCGCAACTACCTCACCACCCGCGACGTCAGCGACGACGAGGTGGCCGGGATCGTGCAGAAGTGGTCCGACCTCGCCGGCGAGCGCCGCGCCGAGGTGGTCGGCACGGTGGCCGAGGACGTCACCGGTGACGCCAGCGGCGACCGCGGCATCGAGACCCCGATGGCGAACCTCGTCGCCGACTCGATCCTCTGGGGCACCCGTGACCCGGAGGACGGCGGCGCCGACGTGGCCTTCATGAACGTCGGCGGCGTGCGTTCGTCGTTCCTGCGCAGCCAGGTCAGCAACGGCGAGGAGGTCGGCGAGATCACCTACGAGGAGGCCTACCGGGTCGCCCCCTTCGGCAACCTGCTGGTGACCGTCGACATGACCGGCGCGCAGATCAAGGAGGTGCTCGAGCAGCAGTACGACCCCGAGCGGGGCCGCCAGTACCTCGCCCTCGGGGTCTCCGACGGCTTCACCTACACCTGGGACGACAGCCAGCCGCAGGGCTCGAAGGTCTCCGGCATGGAGCTGGACGGCCAGCCGGTCGAGGACGGCACCACCTACCGGGTGGCCACGCTGAGCTTCCTGCAGCAGGGCGGTGACTCCTTCACCGCCTTCGAGCAGGGCACCAACCTGCTCGGCGGCCCGGAGGACCTGGAGAACCTCATCGGCTACCTCAGCACCCACGAGCGGCTCACCCCGCCGGCGGACCGGGTCAGCGGTCTCTGA
- a CDS encoding acyclic terpene utilization AtuA family protein, protein MTSAMTSAVTSTVTSPRAGTGSGSDVLRVGSCSAFYGDRLDAMREMLQDGPLDVLTGDWLAELTMLILGRDRAKDPSTGYAKTFVRQLRDCLGLALDRRVTIVANAGGANTPGLVTAIRELAAEQGLHPRVAHVRGDDLTARAGELGLGEPLAAHAYLGAFGIADAVAGGADVVVTGRVTDASVVIGPAIARFGWGRDDLDALAGATAAGHVIECGTQATGGNHPFFTEIDDLLRPGFPIAEIHRDGSSVITKHPGTGGAVDVDTVTGQLLYEIGDARYLGPDVTTRLDTVTLRQDGPDRVAISGVVGEPPPPDLKVSCVSLGGHRNEMTMVLTGLDVEAKAALVRRQLEASMTTTPASTTWTLARTDHPDAATEQEASALLSVVVRDPDPAVVGRAFSSAAVEIALGSYPGFHTLAPPGAGAPYGSYRPGFVPQDAVTHEVVHDDGSVVTVPPPERTVAPQPHPGEPAHGETIGGPTRRVPLGTIAGARSGDKGGHANIGVWVREDAAWPWLSGLLTPETVRRLLPETADLPVTVTHLPRLRAVNIVVQDLLGDGVASQSRFDPQAKGLGEWLRSRVVDIPTHLLPPDDATRTSEESP, encoded by the coding sequence ATGACGAGCGCCATGACCAGCGCCGTGACGAGCACCGTGACCAGCCCCAGGGCCGGGACCGGCTCCGGGTCCGACGTGCTGCGGGTGGGGAGCTGCTCCGCCTTCTACGGCGACCGGCTCGACGCCATGCGCGAGATGCTGCAGGACGGCCCCCTGGACGTGCTCACCGGCGACTGGCTCGCCGAGCTGACCATGCTCATCCTCGGCCGGGACCGCGCCAAGGACCCGAGCACCGGGTACGCCAAGACCTTCGTGCGCCAGCTGCGGGACTGCCTCGGCCTGGCCCTGGACCGGCGGGTGACGATCGTCGCCAACGCCGGCGGCGCGAACACCCCGGGCCTGGTCACCGCCATCCGCGAGCTCGCCGCCGAGCAGGGGCTGCACCCCCGGGTGGCGCACGTGCGCGGCGACGACCTCACCGCACGGGCCGGCGAGCTCGGGCTCGGTGAGCCGCTGGCGGCGCACGCCTACCTCGGCGCCTTCGGCATCGCCGACGCGGTCGCCGGTGGCGCCGACGTCGTCGTCACCGGCCGGGTCACCGACGCCTCCGTGGTCATCGGCCCGGCGATCGCCCGCTTCGGCTGGGGCCGCGACGACCTCGACGCCCTCGCCGGAGCCACCGCAGCCGGGCACGTCATCGAGTGCGGCACCCAGGCGACCGGCGGCAACCACCCCTTCTTCACCGAGATCGACGACCTGCTCCGCCCCGGCTTCCCGATCGCCGAGATCCACCGGGACGGCAGCAGCGTCATCACCAAGCACCCCGGCACCGGCGGCGCCGTCGACGTCGACACCGTCACCGGCCAGCTGCTCTACGAGATCGGCGACGCCCGCTACCTCGGACCGGACGTCACCACCCGGCTGGACACCGTGACGCTGCGCCAGGACGGCCCGGACCGGGTGGCCATCTCCGGGGTCGTCGGCGAGCCGCCCCCGCCGGACCTCAAGGTCTCCTGCGTCTCGCTCGGCGGTCACCGCAACGAGATGACGATGGTGCTCACCGGTCTCGACGTCGAGGCGAAGGCGGCGCTGGTCCGCCGCCAGCTCGAGGCCTCGATGACCACGACGCCGGCCAGCACCACCTGGACCCTGGCCCGCACCGACCACCCGGACGCGGCCACCGAGCAGGAGGCCTCGGCGCTGCTGAGCGTCGTGGTGCGCGACCCGGACCCGGCGGTCGTCGGGCGTGCCTTCTCCTCGGCCGCGGTGGAGATCGCGCTCGGCTCCTACCCCGGCTTCCACACCCTCGCCCCGCCCGGCGCCGGCGCGCCCTACGGCAGCTACCGCCCCGGGTTCGTGCCGCAGGACGCGGTCACCCACGAGGTGGTCCACGACGACGGCAGCGTCGTGACCGTGCCCCCGCCGGAGCGCACCGTTGCACCGCAGCCGCACCCGGGCGAGCCTGCGCACGGCGAGACCATCGGCGGCCCCACCCGGCGGGTGCCGCTGGGCACCATCGCCGGCGCCCGCTCCGGCGACAAGGGCGGCCACGCCAACATCGGCGTGTGGGTGCGCGAGGACGCGGCCTGGCCGTGGCTCTCCGGCCTGCTCACCCCGGAGACCGTGCGCCGGCTGCTGCCGGAGACCGCGGACCTGCCGGTGACCGTCACCCACCTGCCGCGGCTGCGCGCGGTGAACATCGTCGTGCAGGACCTGCTCGGTGACGGGGTCGCCTCGCAGTCCCGCTTCGACCCGCAGGCCAAGGGCCTCGGCGAGTGGCTGCGCTCGAGGGTGGTCGACATCCCCACCCACCTGCTCCCGCCGGACGATGCGACGAGGACGAGCGAGGAGAGCCCGTGA